The Eriocheir sinensis breed Jianghai 21 chromosome 33, ASM2467909v1, whole genome shotgun sequence DNA window ACCAACCAACATAATGACACAAGCAAACAATGGAGTTTCCGCGCGGATTCAGACCTTAATTGTATGATGTTATCTCCGTGTTGTTGGCATCAAAGGGAAAATGCAATTACCTGTAGTGTTTCtaaaggtgaacacacacacacacacacacacacacacacacacacacacacacacacacacacagctttataCACAGAATAGATAATGAAGAggatgctttaaaaaaaaaaaatcgactgtCATAACTACACACAAACTTATGGGGTTTTATGATAGACTGTGATAAACATaatataggacacacacacacacacacacacacacacacacacacacacacacacacgttaacttATGCataaaaaagatgaatagatGCACAAAAAATAAACTTGCGGGCGATTAATTAAACATGCGCCGCTTCACAAGTAATTAGGAAAAAAAGTTTAGGTGTACTTTGCCTATATACTAATTACGCTTCATAATTAGGGTTCTACAAAGTCCAGTTGCCCCCCAACCCCCCGctggcctccccttccctccctgcaccATAATTGGACCACAAATATGATTTTCAAAGCGTCATATTCCAGCTTACCGATATATACTGCTGTGCTGATCTGATTATGATTACACTTTAGCATTTTTTTATAACTGCATTCGTTTGATTCTGTTCTGTGACTGTTCTCATATCTGCATGTATCGTATCccatatttttgtgtgtgtgtgtgtgggagctgTGCGTTTAGTAAAAAAAAGATTGTTCTGATAATTGATGCAGATATAAAAGCAACAGATTTAGAAGATAATATAGACATGCCTTTCAAGTTATGCTGTTAAAGGCGGGAAAAAAAGATTGTCTTGATAATTGACggaaatataaaaaagacaaTAGATTTTGAAGCTATCATAACCGTATTCCTCTCTCAAGTCATGTTTAAATGCAGAAAAGAAAGATTACGTTGTGATACgagataataaatgaaataaaatccATAGATTTAGAAGATTAGCATAACCATAATCCTCTCCTAAGTTAGACAGTGAAAGCGGAAAAGAAATATTACGTTCAGATTTTTTATGAAAACATTAAAGCAACACATTCAGAAGATACTATAAACTTATGCCCTCACAAAATTTATGGTTTCCAGGCGAGAAAAAATAATTAGTtataaaaattatgaaaatatagCAGCAACACATTCAGAAGATATCATAAAAGGCATTCCTCTCACAAGTTATGATGTTGAAAAGCGGGAATGAGAGAGATTAGGTCCTGATAATTGATAAAAAAGACACATTAGACCAACACATTCAATAGACATCATAACCGTATTCCTCTCACAAGTTAGGCTGTTTAAAAGCGGGAACATTCTCTCTATATCGGCAATTTCACGCACGCGAATGACCGAATCCCTTACACTGATTGTGCGCTCTTCTGGAAGCGAAATAATAATGAACGAGGCGCCGAGAACACAATAATGCCGACAATTAGGgcgatgaaatgagagagagagagagagagagagagagagagagagagagagagaaaacagttgCATTAAATAGCCTAGCAGCGACGGATAACACAGAGTAATCGTCACTATATCATAATTATATAACGCTGTATTTGTATTACTGCGCGAGCGAGCGAAGTATGACACCAGAGCATAGGCATTACTGTGTTTCTAACGAATAAAAGTGTATTGGTATATTGAGTGAAAGTGTATATAAAGAGAGTGAGTAGTGAATGTATATAAGGTGAGTTAAGGGCCAGTTTGACAATGCAACACCGAGTCATCGTCAGCTACCCAACCCAAACTTCAATCTTCTCCGCAGTAATCCGTTATTTATATTTGATGCCAGATACTAAAGAGATTGATTTCTTGTGTGGGGCATTCtaaaatttcctcttttttatatggAAGCCAAACACCATACAAGGAATTTTGGTCGTTTTTGGTTTGTGTTCGGTTGGAGAGCTTATACGAACTTGCTGTATTGTGAGAAACTGGCCCTTATAGTGTGATAACGGTGCCTGTGATGTACGAGGTTTGCCCGTGTCTATAGTGAAGGAGTGTCAATCAATGTTCGTGTCTCGTCGCTGTGACTTGAATATACACATGATAGAGTTTGTACCCAGCTAAGCGGAAAAAGGCTCTTATACTTAAATATGCGTATCATTTATTTCTCTCGTGGTGAGTTAGCTATGCGTACAAATGCTGTAACTTAAGGAAAACACACCGATACATAACTGGCGAATGTATGTTATTGTCTCCTCTTTATTGTGGCTATCTAGGCGTACAAATGTTATACGGAACGAAAATAATATACATAACAGGAAGACGTATATTGTCTCTAAGAATTATAAATTAGTTACTATAATACTTTCTCATATCGACAGTTCGTAATACATAGCGAAGTAGATTAAAAAAGATGCTGCGATTCACTGAGACTGAAGCAAGAACTCAAAACTTGTAAAATATTGCACATACTTACCGAAAATCATCCATTGTCTCAATAACCGATAAAATATTGCACATACTAACTGAAAATCATCCATTGTCTCTATAACCAAAGATACAGGACACAGCACGTAGGGAAATCTAAGTCAATGAACACAGAGACGTAGTGATAGAGATGGAAGCTAAAAATATCGACTCAAAGCCTGGGAAACATGTATCGTCTAAAAAACATAAGATACATATCGAGTAACCATAATACTTCTTTCATGTCGACGGTACGCAGTACACATACTTATATCAGCTATGTTAGACGATACCACCGCTGTTAATGCTAGGACAGACATCAGCATCATCGTTTACGTTCTAGCAGATAGAAAATAACGGACACTATACGGCGCCTATATGACACTCATGAGCAATGCTGATCACGTTCTAGAGTAGTTACGGGTGAAAATAATCCATTTTTTGTGATATAGCAAagtagttttctttcttacaccTTACAGTAACATTCAGTTAGAAAAAGAAGACTTTCCCAAGCACACACCACAAAGATGTACGAGTCTTTGGCAAGTATTGATTCGTACTCGTGGCTACGCTCAAGATGCAGTGTTTTGGCATCACTGGAAGCAGGCTAAGGACTATTACAACCATTAACTCATCACGGATAAAGACAATCAGAATCCTTTTATTACATGATTCGAATCGATGTGTTTACCGTAATTTACCCTCACGCTGATGGAACCGAATGCATATCTTGATCATTCACTTTGATTTATTTTCTTGGCTTACGAAATCTTACTTCATTAGTTGGGGCTCGAAACTTCGGAGcggagcaaaggaggaggaggaaaaggcgggAGTGTTTCGAAGCAGTCGGGTTCAAGTGTCGAGTCACCgggggttgggggaggaggaggtgggggatgaagaggagaggagcgtCAATCTATTAGCATCACCAGGACGCGGTGTGTGTGGGTCTCTCCGCGAATTGGACGAGGACAAAGGGACTGCTTGGCGTGTGTTAATTACCCGGTGAACCGTACCGCcccgtgcgcgcgtgtgtgtgtgtatgtgtgttggcaGGATGCTCAGCCCAGTGGTTAAAAACGTGATGAAACCTACCCGCTCAGTGAATGCTGTCGAGTTCTTTAATTCAGGGGTAGACAGTTAAAATTTCCCGTGCCTCGCCTCCCACCTCCcgtttccctcccccctcctcctcctcctcctctctccccctccccctcctcctcttcccctcctctctccctctcctcctcctcttgctcatttcacttgctctcctctcctcccttgccctctctccattcattccctctcttcctctccctccctcccttcctcagctgGCAAGAGTTGGGAGCTTAAAAAAAATCTGAGTTTGAATAATTAAACTTTCAAATATCCGCGAAACGCAGCAATATAATAGTTTAATAAAGCGACGGCcttgattaaagaaaaaaaaaaaaggaaaaacaaaggagaacCATAACTCGTGTGTTCCTGGGAGCTGGGAGAGaggacgttgtgtgtgtgtgtgtgtgtgtgtgtgtgtgtgtgtgtgtgagacggggaggagggggggggggaggggagggactgCTGCTTGCTCCGGGAGAGAATTacgcctcctcccccgcccccgttCCCCCCTCGCCTCTATTGCACCGGAGCCTCGTCCattaaggggaaagaaaaatagtttaGTCTAGAATTCGCCTCAACTCGAATAATTATGGAGCGAGGGATGCTGCAAGGGGCGGCGCTGGTGATAAATTTTGAAGGGGCCGAATTTTGTTAACCCGTGAAAATTTGACACGCCTAAAACGAACATTCATCTCTCCTTCAGCGCCAGCAACAACAGCGATACCTTCTCCGTTTGGAACATGATGAAGTGTTGAATGCGTATCAGTAAAGAAACTAATATTATAAACTGATCAGATTTCGGGACTACAAATtcaaaagggaaaagagaggaataaatagCAAGAGAACAGCACAGCGATAACTACTTTTGGAACCAGATGAAGTGTTGAAACCATACAAGTAAATAAAATGATATGATAAACATTAGATATTGGGACGACAAATTCAAAAGCGGAAAAGAGAACGAAAGCGAGAGAGACCGATAGAACGAGAGACCGATAGAACGAGAGACCGATAGAACGAGAGACCGATAGAGCGAGAGACCGATAGAGCGAGAGACCGATAGAGCGAGAGACCGAAAGAGCGAGAGACCGAAAGAGCGAGAGACCGAAAGAGCGAGAGACCGAAAGAGCGAGAGACCGAAAGAGCGAGAGACCGAAAGAGCGAGAGACCGAAAGAGCGAGAGCCCGATAGAGCGAGAGCCCGATAGAGCGAGAGCGATAGAAAGAGCGTTAGTGAAAGTgatatagcgagagagagagagagagagagagagagagagagagagagagagagagagagagagagagagaggtttactaATCACGAAACAATCTAAATCAACAAATCGATGGTATTCAAACTCGGAAGTGCAACGTGTCAATATTTGCACATCCTCAGCGCGACGAATCACCGAAGAGTAGAGTAGCGATAGCGAGCGAGTGAGAGACAAACAGAAGAacacaagagcaagagcaagagcaagaggagTGACTGTTTGCGTAGTATTAAGGACATTGTCGAGCTTGCCTCCGGGTGCCGTGGTGGACCCGTTCGTGTTTACGGTAATATAATAGTCTTTGAAAACGTAACTACGGCGCAAGGGACGGAAGATAGTGAAggcggagagaagggaaggaaaacacacacacacacacacacacacacacacacacacacacacacacacacacacacacacgcatataaaCAAAAgcgaaggaaagtgaagtgaagaagcAGCATCCCATTGgtcacctctcctcatctccacaAGTCTCGTTCTTCATGCCAGTGACAGGTGAGCGAAGGTGTGTTCTGTACCTTTCTTATTACTTATCATTATTCCTATTGGTCTTATTGTTGTTATCGAAGTATTCATGTTGTTTTCGATACGTTGTTTTTTCCTGGAAGAGTATTGTGATGTGAGTCTTAGATCTTTTATTCAATAGTGTTCCAGTAAATGGCATgatgcgaaagagagagagagagagagagagagagagagagagagagagagagagagagagagagagagagagagagagagagagagagagagagagagagagagagagagagagagaggaatgaggagagagataagggagataaagtaaagggaaagagatgagggagagagattagagagaaagaaagaaagagtgagagagaggtgaaaggagcAAAGCAAATACCGTTTAACACTGTGTACActgactgaacacacacacacacacacacacacacacacacacacacacacacacgtacacacccacgcacatacacacatacgcacatacacggCAAGTCTTATATGAAAAAAGAGCCTCCATCAGTAAAAATGTCATTAGCGTCGATAACAAGCGGACTGTTGAGTGTAACattatatttaattttttaacttttttttaacatgactttttttatatattatttatatatatactcgGAGCGACGAAGGTCTGAGCTAATATCTGGATGCAGTTTTTAATGAGACGAATAAAACGACAACGAAGCGACACGAGACTGGCGAATAAAAAGTTAAGCGGTGTTACAAAAGTGGCGGGAAACGAGAAAcggtgccagagagagagagagagagagagagagagggggggggagacaaGGGGGAACTCGCAAGAAATAAACTGCAGTCGCATTTTTCAAAGTATCAGCCGGAAGAATTGAGTGCAGGGGCGGAATACGagagagatagatacacagagatacacagatagatagatagatagagacagcaGTGCCCCCCGCCTTACATAGCTTCAGTGACTGGGGAGGGCGGGGGCGGCGAGCTCGTCCTCACAAGGGAAGCGTGAGAGTCGCATCATCTGTTATAACATGGATTGTCTAGGCCCGAAAACACGCCTCGCTGCCCCCCCGAAGCCCCCAGCCCCGCCCCTCTAGCCCTGCACACCTCCCCCGCCGCCCTCCGCCCCTTTCCCAGAACTGCCCTGACGATGCCTTTTGAACCTCCCGAGCTGATGGGTCGTATGGCGTCCCTCGAAGCAGCTGCGTGTGccctcctttgctcctcctccaactcttccccaAGGATCTCAGCTTCGTCCTCTGCTAGACTGCGCtgcctccttcttcgcctcctcaagtcctccactacctcctcctcgaCTTCATCATCATCTACCTCTATAtcctcatcatcgtcgtcatcttcatcatcctcgtcatcttcctcctcctcttctatcaggTCCTCCTCTAAGATGACGTCCTCGCCTGGTATGTGTGTGATTCGCTTCCTGGCGGGGACGAGGGCGCGTCTGTCGTGGTAGGGGTCGTCGGTCATGGCTCCGATGCTGTACACGTCGCCCCCGCAGCCTCCGATCTCAGGGTCGTATCTGCGGGAGAGGAAGGtcgtgagagagagcgagagggggagaaggagggaggagagacttAGCTTAAGGGGGAAATGACCCAGCAAGAACCCCATATTGCTCTTGCATTAAACGTGAAGCGCACACAAGCTTAAATGGCCTCTGTGTTGCCGGGGAAAGATGGCTCTGACTCTGGAGGCCGCGGTCGTACTGGCATTGCATTCGTTTCCGTCTTGGCTCTAACCTGAGATAGGAGCCACGTCCTGCGCCTCCTACGGCCACCACTGCCACGCCCCccactcctccgccacctcctgcGGGCGCCTCTTCTTCCATATGTCTTCCGCATTTCCCGGGCGTCAGGGCTTGGCTGAACCTGTGAGTCATgcggggaaagagggagagaaatggagtgaGCGGAGCGGAGCGGCATGGCAAGGATGGAAAATGTTATATATCATCAGTGAGTCTCGTTAGGGCCTCGTCCCTGTGCCGGCCTGTCGGTATTAACGTTTTTGTCTTGTGGTAAGCCTATTGATCTGTTCGGTGCTTTGGTATTGGTgctttttaggggggggggacTGAAAGCTTATTGatctacttgagagagagagagagagagagagagagagagagagagagagagagagagagagagagagagagagagagagagagagagagacgagccaagacaggcagacacagtcAGCTCATTACAATCTCGAGCTGGTAAGGGAGCACGGCGGAGGCTGGGGGTGCCGGCGCCGGAGGCCGCGAGGCTCACCTGGGCAGGGTCGTTACCTTTGGGAGTAGATGACGTTGGGCCGCCGGATGGGGAAGTCGAGGGTGCGGGGAATGACGTGGTGGAGGTGCGGTTTGCCCAGGTCGAGGTGGTCCCCGTCCTGGCGACACACGCggatcagcaccaccaccaccaccgacagaAGGATGAACGCACACATGCAGCCCACGGCGATGTAGATCACCAATTCCATGTCGTCTGGCTtcttcaccgccgccgccacgtgCTGAGTCTCCTCCGCTGACCGCTTGGTGAGGATCTTTTCTAGGTAGAAGATCTCCTGAGAGATCTCCAGCAGCGTGGTGTTGGCCTCCGCCAGGGTGCGTAGCCGCCGCTCCACATCCGGGTTCTTGAATGTGTCGAGGCTGATGTTGACCATGAAGGTTTTGTCGCAGAACACTGACGGCACGAGCACGTCGTCGTAGTCCACTgagagtttggaggacagcgCCGCCTTCAGGAAGGTGACGAAGGCAGTCATGCGCTGCTTGATGACGGAGCAGTTCCCGTCCAGCACCAGCACGAACCAGCGGTACTGCGACGCCTCTCCCGGTGTTCTGCTGATCGGGTTCACCTGCTGGTGCTCGGGGGGTGCCGACTGCGttggctcctcctccacctgccccaCGAACTCCTCAGACTCTGGGGACAGCGCGTCAAATATTTCAACGTTGAATTTGTCGGCTTTCCGTCGAGGCGGGAGGGTCGGACGACCCCTGCCGCGGGCAGACTTGGTGGTAAATCTGAGTTTGCCGCCCACCCCCTCGGTGGAGTTGAGGGACTGGTCGGTGGGTCCGTCGGGGACGAAGTGGTGCTGCAGGATGGAGATAGCCAGCAGCAGGTCGCtggtggcctcctcctccttgcccgcCAGCTCCAGCTCCAGGGTGTCCAGGTCCACCGGGGGAGCCGCTGCCGCCCTGGTGTCGTTCACGCCTTCAGTCGAATCTCCGGGAAAGGGAGTCATTTCCTGGTGATCAGTGTCCTCCGGGCTGCCGCCgtgccccccaccctcccccccgccccccattgATTGGGTATCAACGAACTCCTCCGAGGCTTCCTCTATTGACTCGCCCTTCAACACCCATTCACTGGTAAAACCTCCTGCCTGTTCCTCGTGTCGATTATCCTTTGAGGGTGAGAGTGGGGGAGAGGGCGAGGTTGGGGCAGGACGCTCTGTGGTGCTCCACAGTCCCGTCTCCTTCAAAGTCCCGGCCGGGGACTCGTTTGTGTCCCCAGACAAGTCCTCCCCAGGCCCCGCGTGCCTCTCGTCCTCGGCCTTCCACAAAGACTCGTACCGTTCACGGGGCACCTCGCCTTCAGCCTCCTCACTGGAGGTACCGGAAGCCAGGCCAGGCACCCCGGGAGTGTCTCTTTGAGGGCTGGGGGGGCGGCGCCCTCGGCCGCCTGAGGTGACACCGGCGGCGGCCTTGAACACTCGTCGGTGTTTCCGGCGACCGTTCGAGGCTTCCTGGAGCGGCTGAGATATTCTCTGCGGGACGGGGAGTGTCAGGGGGGCCTCAGCGGAGGGTGTGGGTGGCGGCGTGGAGGGCGGAGGGTCGGGCCTCAGCGGCCTCCGTGGGGGTAGTGGGGATGAGGGTGGGAGGTTCAGTGGACCCCCCTTCTCTGTGTGCCCCTGGGGTGCCCCCGTGGGTGTTGTAGAGGACGCAAGTGAGTCCTGCGGCAGCCCCTGGGATGCTGGGTCTTTGGTGGCGCCCACGCGGGTGTGGTGGGAGGAAGACGACTGGAAGAATTGCAGTGAAGTGGAAGACTGCGAGGCGCTGGGCAGACTGGGCGCCGTGCCCTGGGGCTGTGCCCTGCCCTGCGTCACAATGGCCCGCGGGGACTCGGTTCGGGCGGGGAGGGGCGTGACCGGCAGTGGTCCACCGCGGCCTTGGGGCGGGGGCGGCTCCTCGCCTTGCCCGGTATTGATTGCATCTCCCTCGCCCGTCCGCCCGCCTGGAGGGAGAGACGGGTCATTCGGTGGTTAGGGgcactcacgtgtgtgtgtgtgtgtgtgtgtgtgtgtgtgtgtgtgtgtgtgtgtgtgtgtgtgtgagagagagagagagagagagtgtatgtatgtatgtatgtatatatgtatatatgtatgtatgtatgtgagtgtgtgtgtgtgtgtgtgtgtgtgtgtgttatagccaCCAAAGCGGCAGCAGCAATAAGCACAACACAGTCAGAGCGTCAGCACTCACCGCTGGTCGGGGTGGAGGcggtcagcagcagcagcagcagcagcaggaacagcatGCGACTCTGCTTCCTCCACATGACTGCCTCGTTTGTCTGTGGGcgaggagaacacacacacacacacacacacacacacacacaggaaggattAGTACACTGTAAATGCTGTAAATGCTGTAAATGGTGTAGGTACTTTAGCAGTGTGTTTGCCTAAATGTAGCCTCGTATACCCTATCACCATAAACATTGAGTGTCAGGAAAATGTCATCGTAACTCTGATAAATGTCACGATAGTCCCATTTTCTCTTAATTGTGTCTTATCAATGTATATAAATGCAGCGCGCTACCGAAACTTCACTATTAATAAACATAATATTTACGGTCGCCTCCACGGCCGGCAAAATGTCATCGTAACTCTGATAAATGTCATGATATTAACGGTTTTTTTCTTTGCGTTCCAATTACGTAGATCAAAACCTGGTAATCTAAACCGagcccgttttctctctctttccacaacGAGACGAGAGTTTTaaaaagtgagtgagggagagagggaggaggaaggggagagagggaagggaggagggagaaaatggtgaggagggaggaggagtaaaggaagagaggagagaaaggagggaaggaagtggaggagagatgcgggaggaggaagggaaaagaggagatagaaggaaggaggaaggagagaagaatgacaaGGGGGGagtgaaagtggaagggaaaaggaaagaagggagagagaatggaggagggagagaagaaagacgagggggaagtggtgaggaaggaaagagaggagagagaaaggaggaggagggagagaagaagagcgagagggagaggggggggggggggtgaacgcTATTGCGAAGTCCCAAGCGACAGTCATTGTATTGGGCGTTTCACTGAGGCGACGCGAAATATTTCCTCAGCAAATATTGTCGCTTGCGTTGATTATTTTCCTCCTTGCTAACCAGGCCCGTCACGATCGTATTGGCAGCATAAATTAAACCCATTAAGTCGAGCGTACGTTTTCCTCTGGTCAGGCGGAAGAGAGATGAACT harbors:
- the LOC127006778 gene encoding uncharacterized protein LOC127006778; its protein translation is MWRKQSRMLFLLLLLLLLTASTPTSGGRTGEGDAINTGQGEEPPPPQGRGGPLPVTPLPARTESPRAIVTQGRAQPQGTAPSLPSASQSSTSLQFFQSSSSHHTRVGATKDPASQGLPQDSLASSTTPTGAPQGHTEKGGPLNLPPSSPLPPRRPLRPDPPPSTPPPTPSAEAPLTLPVPQRISQPLQEASNGRRKHRRVFKAAAGVTSGGRGRRPPSPQRDTPGVPGLASGTSSEEAEGEVPRERYESLWKAEDERHAGPGEDLSGDTNESPAGTLKETGLWSTTERPAPTSPSPPLSPSKDNRHEEQAGGFTSEWVLKGESIEEASEEFVDTQSMGGGGEGGGHGGSPEDTDHQEMTPFPGDSTEGVNDTRAAAAPPVDLDTLELELAGKEEEATSDLLLAISILQHHFVPDGPTDQSLNSTEGVGGKLRFTTKSARGRGRPTLPPRRKADKFNVEIFDALSPESEEFVGQVEEEPTQSAPPEHQQVNPISRTPGEASQYRWFVLVLDGNCSVIKQRMTAFVTFLKAALSSKLSVDYDDVLVPSVFCDKTFMVNISLDTFKNPDVERRLRTLAEANTTLLEISQEIFYLEKILTKRSAEETQHVAAAVKKPDDMELVIYIAVGCMCAFILLSVVVVVLIRVCRQDGDHLDLGKPHLHHVIPRTLDFPIRRPNVIYSQRFSQALTPGKCGRHMEEEAPAGGGGGVGGVAVVAVGGAGRGSYLRYDPEIGGCGGDVYSIGAMTDDPYHDRRALVPARKRITHIPGEDVILEEDLIEEEEEDDEDDEDDDDDEDIEVDDDEVEEEVVEDLRRRRRRQRSLAEDEAEILGEELEEEQRRAHAAASRDAIRPISSGGSKGIVRAVLGKGRRAAGEVCRARGAGLGASGGQRGVFSGLDNPCYNR